ctggggaagtatcccaattctAATATCCTGATCATTCTTCTTTTGTTTCTGCTTGCCCCTGGAGGGTATTCTCTAGTTTTGATGTAGACTTggatatcatgataccagggtttaccaTCGGTTTCTTCTTCGaccatgaagcaataagctggctcactccttgctttgatttgtAACACCTGTGTTGTCTGTCCCTCTTCCAtctgagccatgacagccagagtggctaaggcatcggTAAACTGGTTCTTGTCACCATTGaggtgagtgaaggaaatctctctaaatttcttgatcaattccaggaggtacttttgatatgggatcagtttcgggtcttaagtttgccattcccctttgacttggtaaatgatcaaggctgaatctccgtacacctctaacttcctgactttcatctcgatggcagcctgtaaacccatcacacaggcttcatatTCTGCAACATTGTTGGTGCAATCGAACCTcagcttgatagctatcgggaagtgcttttcgtcaggggataccaatacagctctaaTCCCATTACTAGACAAATTGactgctccgtcgaaatacatttcccatacatcagtcgATTCTTTGTCCTCGCTGCTAACCTCATTGACATGCTCAtcggggaattcaaaatccaaggcttcataatcttggattggGTTTTCTGCCAGGAGATCAGCAATCACGCTTCCTTTTACTGCATTCCTGGTTATATAGAcgatgtcatattgagagagtatgacctgccatttcgcTGTCCTTCCTAGCATGAACggcctttcaaatacatacttgatgggattCATTCGGGAGATGAGCcacgttttatgattcaacatgtagtgtttgagtcgATTTGCCATCCAGGCCaatgcgcagcaagttttctccagGGATGAGTACCTCAACTCACAATCGTTGAATTTCTTACTCAAATAGTAAATGGTTCTTTCCTTTCGCCCTGTGTCATCATGCTGCCCCAGAACACAACCCATTGAATTCAGCTGAACTGCCATGTACAGAATCAACAGCCTTCCCGCCACTGGAGGAATTAATATTGGCAGATTTGACAGGTATTGcttaatcttttcaaaagcctcttgacaaacttgatCCCATCGAGCAGTGTTATTCTTCCTGAGTAGCTTAAAgatgggctcagctttagcagtaaggttggaaatgaatctcgagatgtagttcagctttcccaaaAAACTAcacacctccctttctgtctttggggatggcatttcttgaatgactcgaaccttgtctggatctacttttaTTCCCTTttcacttactatgaatcccaatagcttacctgacctggccccaaacacacacttagCTGGGTTCAATTTTAGTTGATACTTCCTGAGTCTTTCGAATATCTTTTTCAAcacttgtacatgactttctccttctctggacttgatgatcatatcatccacatacacctccacttccttgtgcatcatgtcgtggaataatgtgaccatggtgcGTTGATAGGTAGCTCCAACGTTCTTTaatccaaatggcatgacccgataacagaataccccccactgggTGATGAAAGTAGTTTTGTCTTTGTCCTCATCATCCATAGGGATTTGGTTATACCCTGATGCTCCGTCTATACACGAACATCTCCCCAGTCCgacagcattgtctactagcacatctatatgagggagagggaaatcatccttcaagcttgcctTGTTGAGATCCCTATAATCAACACACACCTTGACTCTTTCGTCCTTTTTCATTACCGAGACAACGTTGGCTATCCATtgagggtatttgaccacttccaggaatccagcatcatactgccttttgatttcatccctaactttgagcagtgtgtcggggttcattcttcttaacttctgtTTTACTGGAATTGTCCCAGGAATCAGAGGGATCTTGTGAGTTACAATTTGAGGATCTAATCCaggcatatcatcatagctccatgagaatacATCAATGAATTCCTTGAGCAAGCTGACCATACTCTCAAATTCCCTATTATTTACGACTTTAAGTTCTCTCTTTATTTCCTCAgtccctaaatttatggtgtgcgttttatccccacaaggcaccagggaaggttcatcttTTTCACCCCGTTCTTCTACAGGTTCTTCTTTAGAATCACTTGaggtaatggcagttatgggagtttcaaaattaacataaggaacttctgagtcaattgaattattagatGTGAGTAggtcaatggtcctgaagaaatgaaagtaGAGTATATTAAAAGAATGGATTTtatggaaaagagaattggatgcaaaatgcgctattaattcattaattcatttatcataaaaaaagggtccatttacagcactacacttgtcaccatggacaaaataatcaagtgttgataacaaaatatactttactcgagattgagcacaGGAATGTCTTCTGTTGCCcaattgtccagttcttgccccttaGCAATCGGTGAGATCAGTGCTTCAGATAGGGAGTCTAGTTGTATGACATCGACGGATGGTTCTTCAGGAGATTCTTCACCTTCCTCTGGATTCTCAACGATCGGTTTGGTGAAAACATTTGTGATTTTCAGGACAACTTTCATTTTCCTGACTCTCCAgtcaaacctttgatcccggagcatgttcctcatccagaacctCATATCTCAGGCCGAAGCGATTGATCTTCTAAATAGTCGGTATGGGTTCAACAATTCCCTGCAATGTGGCCCCCAATCCCTTGCCCTTCTCATATCCGCTCTTAAGCATCACCTTCGCAACCATAGCCATTGCAACCATAGCCGCAGCCCCTTCATCCCTCGGGGTAGTTTCTTGTAACTCTAgtgaaagaactttccaaggactttTCAGTTATTTCCACATAAGGAATCGATTGAGGCTTCGTGACTAGCATGGCTTTCTCCCCCCTCACTGTGATGATTTTACTGcccatgatgtatttaattctCTGGTACAGGGTCGAAGGCACAATGTTTGCCAAGTGGATCCAGGGTCTCCCTAATAGCATGGTGCATGCAGGCTCGATATCCATCACTTGGaaagtgacgttgaaggtgcatgccccGATTTGTAATGGCAAATTGATGTCCCCAAGGACTTCTCTCTTGgtaccatcaaaggctcttaccaccatagcactctggtgGATGGCTGAAGGGTCAACAGGTAGtcttgccaaggtggcattaggcaagacaTTGAGAGCAGATCTGTTGTCAATCAGAACCTTAGAAACTATGCATCGTTTGCATTTGAATGTCACATTTAGAGctttggtgtgcttcaagccagccggATCTATCTCGTCTTCCGAGAAAGTGATAAAATTGGACACCTGAATTTAcccaactattttctcaaattaccCCAGTGTGATATCGGGGTTCACAAATGCCTGATCCAGAATCTTCTGCAAGGCTCGGtgatgcacttctgagctcagaATCAGCGACAGTAATGAAATTTGAGCAGGCATCTTTCTCAATTGCTTGATGAtgtcatactcactctgcttcatgatTTGCAGCAATAATTCTTCCTCTTCTTTTAGTTCAGCAGGTTCCCCTTTCTCAACT
This Hevea brasiliensis isolate MT/VB/25A 57/8 unplaced genomic scaffold, ASM3005281v1 Scaf1, whole genome shotgun sequence DNA region includes the following protein-coding sequences:
- the LOC131176364 gene encoding uncharacterized protein LOC131176364 gives rise to the protein MRFWMRNMLRDQRFDWRVRKMKVVLKITNVFTKPIVENPEEGEESPEEPSVDVIQLDSLSEALISPIAKGQELDNWATEDIPVLNLEKNNTARWDQVCQEAFEKIKQYLSNLPILIPPVAGRLLILYMAVQLNSMGCVLGQHDDTGRKERTIYYLSKKFNDCELRYSSLEKTCCALAWMANRLKHYMLNHKTWLISRMNPIKYVFERPFMLGRTAKWQVILSQYDIVYITRNAVKGSVIADLLAENPIQDYEALDFEFPDEHVNEVSSEDKESTDVWEMYFDGAVNLSSNGIRAVLNMKPV